A single Rhodothermales bacterium DNA region contains:
- a CDS encoding isoamylase early set domain-containing protein, with the protein MVDKKQSPKGKTIRVTFELPADAAAERVAVVGDFNDWNPEKDLMQLDPKKGSWSKSITFKPGETHEFRYVIDSVHWRNDDKADRYVTNPFFCENSVLEL; encoded by the coding sequence ATGGTAGACAAGAAACAGAGCCCGAAAGGCAAGACCATCCGCGTGACCTTCGAACTGCCGGCCGATGCGGCCGCCGAACGCGTAGCCGTCGTTGGCGATTTCAACGACTGGAATCCGGAGAAAGATCTGATGCAGCTCGACCCGAAGAAAGGGTCCTGGAGCAAGTCGATCACCTTCAAACCAGGCGAAACGCACGAATTTCGCTACGTAATCGACAGTGTGCACTGGCGTAACGACGATAAGGCGGATCGCTACGTCACCAATCCGTTCTTCTGCGAAAACAGCGTTCTCGAGCTCTGA